A DNA window from Eikenella exigua contains the following coding sequences:
- the dksA gene encoding RNA polymerase-binding protein DksA, with amino-acid sequence MAKLTEQDIINWKGPEEEYMNADQLAFFRELLVKLQDELIQKAADTTGHLQNHEAAPDPADRATQEEEYALELRTRDRERKLLNKIQASLRQIDEGEYGYCVDTGEPIGLKRLLARPTATLSVEAQERRERMKKQFAG; translated from the coding sequence ATGGCAAAACTAACCGAGCAAGACATCATCAACTGGAAAGGCCCGGAAGAGGAGTATATGAATGCTGATCAGCTGGCTTTTTTCCGTGAGTTGTTGGTTAAGCTGCAAGACGAGCTGATTCAAAAGGCGGCCGACACTACTGGCCATCTGCAAAACCATGAAGCTGCCCCCGACCCGGCTGATCGTGCCACGCAGGAAGAAGAATATGCGCTGGAGTTGCGCACCCGCGACCGTGAGCGTAAATTGTTGAACAAAATTCAGGCCTCGCTGCGTCAGATTGATGAAGGTGAATATGGCTATTGCGTCGATACCGGCGAGCCCATCGGCCTCAAGCGCTTGCTCGCCCGCCCTACTGCCACTTTGTCGGTGGAAGCGCAGGAGCGGCGTGAGCGCATGAAGAAACAGTTTGCGGGTTGA